In one Coccinella septempunctata chromosome 6, icCocSept1.1, whole genome shotgun sequence genomic region, the following are encoded:
- the LOC123316155 gene encoding uncharacterized protein LOC123316155 gives MVFFGRDRSSEPNLGIYQIQNSGFTWTWEIGPSYRGFSWAIYFAFSLIVERDDLEEAIICRTPTPFCVDRPETLEDLVWRTLETTASFFQQTSHHFAFPIVFMYT, from the exons ATGGTATTTTTTGGAAGAGATAGATCATCCGAGCCCAATTTGGGGATATATCAAATTCAGAATTCCGGTTTCACGTGGACTTGGGAGATAGGACCCTCTTACAGAG ggttttcttggGCTATCTACTTTGCATTTTCCTTGATCGTGGAAAGGGACGATTTGGAGGAGGCCATTATTTGCCGGACACCGACGCCATTTTGTGTTGATCGGCCTGAAACCCTAGAGGATTTGGTTTGGAGAACCTTGGAGACAACCGCAAGTTTTTTTCAACAGACGTCACATCATTTTGCTTTCCCCATAGTTTTTATGTACACTTAA
- the LOC123316026 gene encoding uncharacterized protein LOC123316026 → MEKSGESLHYPPYPFTVQEDMVAVAQKLDDLVQVIEDFSDNSKSSTFVKLQTKLNHVLGRLDNMACSKADEFKQRGLLVAQTLSMINKLNTKATQAEGKIEPIPPNLCVLQGSIQAAALPDPFAGAAAQMPIGTSTPNTSNTVGPSNIKPILPHKWGIKFAGDKKKMSVTAFFERVEELRRARNVTKEILLESGIDLFEGRAYEFYQDCRAEVQTWDELVNKFKEEYQPPFYSEHLLEEIKRRTQGPDESIGTYMAIMSRYFQRLHCPISEEAKLAILMRNISPFYRNQLGALEIDNIAQLKMLCKRIEYRMSPADPGPSSRRNCSLEPDLAYVKLEEQLSEMDISGASTEIGGTTDSVRQKEIICFNCNKAGHKAIGCAEKRKIYCYGYFILDHAVGDERPYLKVDILGYEMLGLLDSGASRTFVGRKGWEILKKLQLKLNTEFTTDCRVANGQRAKSIGTVEVPVKLRDRVKIVEMLVVPDIPHTLILGYDFWVVMGIIPDLKHNEWHFAENPNDLCSMELNNLHDSLNDEQRKRLEELVHEHRQTMGDGIGCTNMVEHKIETTSQPIRQRSYRVSPVLQKVIEDEVNVMLEQDVIEPSNSPWASPVVLVKKKNTDKYRFCVDFRILNSKTERDSYPLPLVSETLDKLRDAKYLSTVDVKSAYWQIPMEKSSKPLTAFICHKGLFQFKRMPFGLHNAAATWQRFIDTVLADLAPFVFVYLDDIVIVTQTFEEHLRVLEEVLRRLKSAGVTISWDKCQFCRPEMKYLGYVIDQQGLRVDPDKVRVMLELKPPTSVKEVRRIIGSFSWYRRFIQDFSTIMTPITALTKKNKKFEWNSECDIAFKKVKELLVRAPILSCPDYTKEFLIATDASGYGIGAVLYQPHDQGDKVICYLSRSLSKQERLYTTSEREMLAVVWAIQKLRPYIEGVPFTVVTDHHCLKWLLNLKDPTGRLGRWSIKLQMYDFKVQHRSGREMALPDMLSRTMPVLDEVKTGGGSEHKVEDKWYNRMVMKVERVPLKFLSWRIQDGRLYKYVKQDYPDLLVKEDF, encoded by the exons ATGGAAAAGTCTGGAGAAAGTTTACATTATCCCCCTTACCCTTTCACAGTACAGGAGGATATGGTTGCAGTTGCACAGAAATTGGATGATCTCGTCCAAGTGATAGAGGATTTCTCAGACAATTCGAAGAGCTCTACATTCGTGAAATTACAGACGAAACTTAATCATGTTTTAGGACGTCTAGATAACATGGCCTGCTCCAAGGCTGATGAATTCAAGCAACGAGGGCTTTTGGTGGCCCAAACTTTATCTATGATTAACAAGTTGAACACGAAGGCTACCCAGGCTGAAGGAAAAATCGAACCTATTCCCCCAAATTTATGCGTTCTTCAAGGAAGTATACAGGCTGCGGCCTTGCCTGATCCTTTTGCTGGTGCTGCTGCTCAGATGCCGATTGGCACAAGTACACCAAATACCTCCAATACAGTTGGACCTAGTAACATAAAGCCCATACTACCTCACAAATGGGGAATCAAATTTGCTGGAGATAAGAAGAAAATGTCAGTTACAGCATTTTTTGAACGAGTGGAAGAGCTGAGGCGAGCAAGAAACGTCACAAAGGAGATATTGTTGGAATCTGGAATTGATCTTTTCGAGGGGAGAGCATACGAGTTTTATCAGGATTGTCGAGCAGAGGTCCAGACTTGGGACGAGTTAGTAAATAAATTTAAGGAGGAGTATCAACCACCCTTCTATTCCGAGCATCTCTTGGAGGAAATAAAACGAAGAACACAGGGCCCGGACGAATCGATAGGGACCTACATGGCTATAATGTCAAGATATTTTCAAAGATTACATTGTCCAATTTCCGAAGAGGCTAAACTAGCAATTCTGATGAGAAATATCTCTCCATTTTACAGGAATCAATTGGGAGCTCTCGAAATTGATAACATTGCTCAGTTGAAAATGTTGTGTAAACGGATAGAATATAGAATGTCCCCTGCTGATCCTGGTCCGTCATCCCGAAGAAATTGTTCTTTAGAGCCAGACCTTGCCTATGTTAAATTAGAGGAACAGCTTTCAGAAATGGATATTTCAGGAGCAAGCACTGAGATAGGTGGAACTACTGATTCAGTGAGGCAGAAGGAGATTATTTGTTTCAACTGCAATAAGGCGGGACATAAGGCTATTGGATGCGCTGAAAAGAGAAAGATTTACTGTTATGGAT ACTTTATCTTGGACCACGCCGTTGGGGATGAGAGGCCATATTTGAAGGTGGATATACTGGGTTATGAAATGTTGGGACTACTAGACTCAGGTGCATCAAGGACTTTTGTTGGAAGAAAAGGTTGGGAGATTTTAAAAAAGTTACAGTTAAAGCTTAATACAGAATTCACAACGGATTGCAGAGTGGCAAATGGTCAGAGAGCAAAGAGCATAGGAACTGTTGAGGTACCGGTTAAACTGAGAGACAGAGTAAAGATTGTTGAAATGCTTGTTGTGCCTGATATTCCTCATACGTTGATCTTGGGATATGATTTCTGGGTTGTTATGGGTATCATCCCTGATTTGAAACATAATGAATGGCATTTTGCAGAAAACCCTAATGATTTATGTAGCATGGAACTGAATAATTTGCATGACAGTTTGAATGACGAGCAGAGGAAACGACTAGAAGAGCTGGTACACGAGCATCGACAAACTATGGGAGATGGGATAGGTTGTACGAACATGGTTGAGCATAAAATTGAGACCACATCACAACCTATAAGACAAAGAAGTTATCGAGTTTCTCCTGTACTACAGAAGGTGATTGAAGACGAAGTTAATGTAATGTTGGAGCAAGATGTGATTGAGCCGTCAAATAGCCCCTGGGCTTCCCCAGTTGTCCTGGTCAAGAAGAAGAACACTGATAAATACCGATTCTGTGTCGACTTTAGGATTTTGAATAGTAAAACCGAACGCGACAGCTATCCTCTTCCTCTGGTTTCAGAAACACTGGACAAACTCAGAGATGCGAAGTATTTATCCACTGTTGATGTGAAGAGTGCGTATTGGCAGATTCCTATGGAAAAATCGTCGAAGCCCCTTACTGCATTTATTTGCCACAAGGGACTATTTCAGTTTAAGAGAATGCCGTTTGGTCTGCACAACGCTGCAGCGACATGGCAGAGATTCATCGATACGGTCCTGGCAGATTTGGCACCCTTTGTGTTTGTTTATTTGGACGATATCGTGATTGTGACTCAAACGTTTGAGGAACACCTTAGAGTTTTAGAGGAAGTCCTTAGAAGGCTCAAGAGCGCAGGCGTGACTATCAGTTGGGACAAGTGCCAATTCTGTCGTCCGGAAATGAAGTATTTGGGATATGTGATCGACCAACAAGGACTGAGAGTAGACCCTGATAAGGTGAGGGTTATGCTAGAGTTGAAACCTCCAACATCGGTGAAAGAAGTCAGAAGAATCATTGGCAGCTTCTCGTGGTATCGTCGATTCATCCAGGACTTCTCTACTATAATGACTCCAATTACAGCATTGacaaagaaaaataagaagTTTGAATGGAATTCGGAGTGTGACATCGCTTTTAAAAAGGTAAAAGAACTGCTGGTAAGAGCGCCGATTTTGAGCTGTCCTGATTACACTAAAGAGTTCTTAATCGCCACGGATGCTTCTGGATATGGGATTGGAGCTGTACTATATCAACCTCATGACCAGGGAGACAAGGTTATTTGTTATCTAAGTCGATCACTATCCAAACAAGAAAGGTTATACACGACATCGGAAAGAGAAATGCTTGCTGTGGTATGGGCCATACAGAAGCTTCGACCTTATATCGAAGGTGTTCCCTTTACAGTGGTAACTGACCATCATTGTTTGAAATGGCTACTGAATTTGAAAGATCCAACTGGTCGTTTGGGTCGTTGGTCCATTAAACTGCAGATGTACGATTTCAAAGTTCAGCATCGAAGTGGACGTGAAATGGCTCTTCCAGACATGCTGTCTAGGACCATGCCTGTGTTGGATGAAGTAAAGACTGGAGGAGGCTCTGAACATAAGGTGGAAGACAAATGGTATAACAGGATGGTGATGAAAGTGGAGAGAGTACCGCTGAAGTTTCTTAGCTGGCGCATACAGGATGGCAGATTATATAAATATGTGAAACAAGACTATCCTGATCTGCTAGTAAAGGAAGATTTCTAG